The Linepithema humile isolate Giens D197 chromosome 2, Lhum_UNIL_v1.0, whole genome shotgun sequence genome has a segment encoding these proteins:
- the LOC105678868 gene encoding M-phase inducer phosphatase-like isoform X1 — MSARNDPLTPCCFCNSTEDNELQYGKFYEHDGIVTHYYCLLLSSNMAQKGKDEDGILGFLPEDIQKELRRGKRLVCSYCRKIGATLGCCNVRCKRIFHLPCGLKSNSLHQFFGEFRSYCVNHRPKQNIDNHILTQSVSSDNTLCCICYDKIDPTNLLKILWAPCCKKDAWFHRKCVQQLALSAGYFFKCPLCNNNKDFEAAMLEHGIFIPSQDASWELVPNAFEELLYRHNRCDAVKCLCPKGRTYTSSNAIFVKYYSKWELALCQTCGSQGIHKSCGQLKWANPIWECAECTSILNNSENNEDSNSDSNSESSSLKNSDLDSDSDTDISVGTEFPLLHETKTLNCTSYSTSESFVDSIISLKLRPGPRSFKLRQLLEAEKLLEVEKPIDRSNSSNIIDKLLPKESQHIKVEETKTSKKNISKENLQESAKDDSQKEQFSNSKKSQPSPQRKNADIITIETDDDDDEVQIISLNQETDSSTPLQSTQSDTSLVSLTDSKSLLNKTASSVELKPITINILKTDATPLISTPNMISLNNDDLQDTNETDTNESSMNIKISNVTSLPAEVFESVPDVASKDVKLDINSVETLNSPVNENKLKEVVLQVSPPKRNIYEENNAAKHCKKIKVNNFNKRFLGSYTNRPTVIVHNINGQENEKISTITSTKNCEDNRLSCTSANKISNLSQNNDSPTPVTSFQKTNIRYTGQVESNSSVESSNVQQSEGSTMNMIINNNPIYIRIPQKRENVHYKSISNTNLHTQSTSNQEIGIKNAYNMLSSNVILPQVKKNQQIMATANNNQITLVTQPTTVDAIVPTTVNKNQTEALDKQKSDLGMKIVPVNVSSPGNNSLNYTSCDGDAGTDRTGTNSADEREDPSRESCGRSINGHDCCVNVDCRRVTTRSIFPQVTNNHNTCHQPRLTPQYMNLKDLKFQVCGSGSVQMVLYDTFSVNIPLDRSRKRKIRPTSSVTPEPKRLCTPASRSRSEASSSFDHSDGASTAEYVDKVLRSTRNENHLVNDKARCITRGRDEAKENLDPVKSKTLSRRFCNVNLSEADEMVIKSSCVCGENDGEIRVISSDNPSALNRTNCNTNADNVADGFVSSDRNQNLRINLEDVKQPNQVCSMEEENDGAKSFNKEAIHNFDLNIINANKSAEKVLHDNITASTGENQHVDDNKITITDRTNDTSRLWNNNKHLRSTNIRKLKAQNQSVAQVSNVIINDTKQIGTYNSEKFTRCGALNKSFINCNSNNESDCSDDSFKISIDLNKIRNIIDAKPELFVNEKRNDEQHKCSSQQANSTQQQMVYNIANKNINDQSLKNGELQIPNDTSNVKQNPVNRDTFSNMNTFASYQKPNVALDNSTNVSLTDKITRKKLCTRNRNR, encoded by the exons ATGTCTGCTAGAAACGACCCCTTAACACCTTGCTGCTTCTGCAATTCGACAGAGGACAACGAACTGCAATATGGAAAGTTTTATGAACATGATGGCATTGTCACGCATTACTATTGCCTG cTTTTATCCTCTAACATGGCACAGAAAGGAAAAGATGAGGACGGCATACTTGGATTCCTACCAGAGGACATACAGAAGGAACTGCGCAGAGGAAAGAGATTG GTATGTTCATACTGTAGAAAGATTGGAGCTACTTTGGGCTGTTGCAATGTAAGATGTAAACGAATATTTCATCTCCCTTGTGGTTTAAAGTCCAACTctttgcatcaattttttgGGGAGTTTAG gTCATATTGTGTGAATCACAGACCAAagcaaaatattgataatcaTATTTTGACACAAAGTGTTTCATCAGACAATACATTATGTTGCATCTGTTATGACAAAATAGATCCCacgaatttgttaaaaatcttATGGGCTCCTTGTTGTAAAAAAGATGCATGGTTTCATCGTAAATGTGTTCAG CAACTTGCTTTAAGTGCtggttatttttttaagtgccCTTTATGTAACAATAACAAAGATTTTGAAGCAGCCATGTTGGAACATGGTATTTTTATTCCGAGTCA gGATGCTTCATGGGAATTGGTACCAAATGCATTCGAGGAGCTTTTGTATAGACACAATCGATGCGATGCAGTAAAATGTCTCTGTCCAAAAGGAAGAACATATACGAGCAGTAACGC aatatttgtgaaatattatagTAAGTGGGAACTAGCGTTATGTCAGACCTGCGGCTCACAGGGTATTCACAAGAGTTGCGGACAATTGAAATGGGCCAATCCTATATGGGAATGTGCCGAATGTACTTCTATtctaa ATAACTCTGAAAACAATGAAGACTCGAATTCGGACAGCAACTCTGAGAG CTCTAGTCTGAAAAATTCTGATTTGGATTCAGACAGTGATACAGACATTTCTGTGGGAACTGAATTTCCCCTGCTGCATGAAACAAAAACTTTGAATTGTACTTCATATTCTACCTCAGAATCTTTTGTAGATTCTATTATAAGTCTTAAATTACGGCCTGGTCCACGTTCTTTTAAGTTACGACAGTTGCTGGAAGCAGAGAAACTACTTGAAGTGGAGAAGCCAATTGATCG CTCAAATAGttcaaatattattgacaAATTATTGCCTAAAGAATCACAACATATAAAAGTTGAAGAAACCAAGAcaagtaagaaaaatatttctaaagaaaatttgcaagaaaGTGCGAAAGATGATTCCCAAAAAGAACAGTTCAGTAATAGCAAAAAATCCCAACCGAGTCCACAACGCAAGAATGCAGACATTATCACAATTGAAactgacgacgacgatgatgaaGTGCag ATTATTTCATTGAATCAAGAAACAGATTCTTCGACTCCACTGCAATCTACACAATCGGACACATCTCTTGTATCATTGACGGATTCTAAATCGCTGTTAAATAAAACAGCAAGTTCTGTAGAACTCAAACCTATAacaatcaatatattaaaaacagatg CTACGCCGCTAATCTCCACGCCAAATATGATTTCTTTGAATAACGACGACTTGCAAGACACAAATGAGACAGATACAAATGAAAGTTCTATGAATATCAAAATCAGCAACGTTACGTCTCTGCCGGCTGAAGTGTTCGAGAGTGTGCCCGATGTCGCATCTAAGGATGTTAAATTGGATATCAATTCTGTCGAAACGTTAAATTCTCCAGTGAACGAAAACAAGTTGAAGGAAGTCGTCCTGCAAGTCTCACCCCCGAAGCGCAATATATATGAAG AGAATAATGCTGCAAAGCActgtaagaaaattaaagtgaataattttaataaaagatttctgGGAAGTTACACGAACCGCCCTACTGTCATTGTGCATAATATAAATGGgcaagaaaatgaaaaaatatccaCCATCACATCTACCAAAAATTGTGAAGATAATCGCTTGAGTTGTACATCTGCAAACAAAATTTCCAATTTGTCGCAAAATAATGACTCGCCTACTCCAGTGACATCATTTCAGAAGACAAATATTAGATACACGGGTCAGGTCGAATCAAACTCCTCGGTAGAAAGTAGTAATGTACAACAGAGTGAAGGAAGTACTATGAACATGATAATCAACAACAATCCAATTTATATACGTATTCCGCAGAAACGTGAAAACGTTCACtataaatcaatatcaaaTACAAATCTTCACACCCAATCTACATCCAATCAAGAAAtaggaataaaaaatgcatacaatATGCTGTCGAGTAACGTTATTCTGCCACAAGTGAAGAAGAATCAACAAATAATGGCCACTGCAAATAATAACCAAATCACGCTTGTCACACAGCCGACGACAGTCGATGCAATTGTACCTACTACagtgaataaaaatcaaacaGAAGCATTGGATAAGCAGAAATCTGACTTGGGAATGAAAATAGTACCTGTTAATGTGTCCAGTCCCGGCAATAATTCTCTGAACTACACCTCC TGTGACGGGGATGCAGGCACCGATCGTACTGGCACAAACTCTGCAGACGAGAGGGAGGATCCATCTAGGGAATCTTGTGGAAG ATCTATAAATGGACATGATTGTTG TGTCAACGTCGATTGCCGGAGGGTCACAACCCGCAGCATCTTCCCGCAAGTCACAAACAACCACAATACCTGTCATCAACCTAGATTGACGCCGCAGTACATGAATCTAAAAGATCTTAAGTTTCAAGTCTGTGGATCAGGAAGCGTTCAG ATGGTTCTGTACGACACGTTTTCTGTAAACATCCCATTAGATCGTTCAAGAAAGCGCAAGATTCGACCGACAAGTTCGGTCACGCCCGAGCCGAAAAGATTATGTACACCTGCTTCCCGTTCGCGAAGTGAAGCTTCGTCCAGTTTCGATCATTCGGATGGTGCCTCAACTGCGGAATATGTAGATAAAGTTTTGCGATCCACGAGAAATGAAAATCATCTGGTCAATGATAAAGCTAGGTGCATAACGCGCGGTCGCGACGAAGCAAAAGAGAATTTAGATCCAGTCAAATCTAAGACGCTTTCACGTAGATTCTGTAACGTTAATCTAAGCGAAGCCGATGAGATGGTGATTAAAAGTAGTTGTGTCTGCGGGGAGAACGATGGTGAAATCCGTGTGATCTCAAGTGATAATCCAAGTGCTTTAAACCGGACGAATTGTAATACGAATGCTGATAACGTAGCGGACGGATTTGTTTCAAGCGATCGCAATCAAAATTTACGAATCAATCTGGAGGATGTAAAACAGCCTAATCAAGTATGTTCTATGGAAGAAGAGAATGATGGTGCTAAATCGTTTAATAAAGAGGCAATACACAACTTcgatttgaatattattaacgcGAATAAAAGTGCTGAGAAAGTATTACACGATAACATTACTGCTTCTACTGGGGAGAATCAACACGTTGATGATAACAAAATAACTATCACCGATCGTACAAACGATACGTCGAGATTATGGAATAACAATAAACACTTACGCAGTACGaatatcagaaaattgaaGGCTCAAAATCAGAGCGTCGCGCAAGTTTCGAACGTAATTATTAACGATACTAAACAGATCGGTACGTATAATTCTGAAAAGTTTACTCGGTGTGGAGCGTTGAATAAgagttttataaattgcaatagcaataatGAGTCCGATTGCAGTGAtgattcttttaaaattagtatagatcttaataaaatacgaaatattatTGACGCCAAACCAGAATTGTTTGTAAATGAGAAACGCAACGACGAACAGCATAAATGTTCAAGTCAGCAAGCTAACTCTACTCAACAACAGATGGTATATAATAtagcgaataaaaatattaacgacCAGTCGCTCAAGAATGGAGAATTGCAAATACCAAATGACACGAGTAATGTGAAACAAAATCCTGTAAATCGGGATACTTTCTCCAACATGAATACATTTGCATCATATCAGAAGCCAAACGTGGCATTAGATAATTCGACAAATGTATCTTTGACAGATAAGATAACGCGAAAGAAACTCTGTacaagaaatagaaatagatga
- the LOC105678868 gene encoding M-phase inducer phosphatase-like isoform X3: protein MSARNDPLTPCCFCNSTEDNELQYGKFYEHDGIVTHYYCLLLSSNMAQKGKDEDGILGFLPEDIQKELRRGKRLVCSYCRKIGATLGCCNVRCKRIFHLPCGLKSNSLHQFFGEFRSYCVNHRPKQNIDNHILTQSVSSDNTLCCICYDKIDPTNLLKILWAPCCKKDAWFHRKCVQQLALSAGYFFKCPLCNNNKDFEAAMLEHGIFIPSQDASWELVPNAFEELLYRHNRCDAVKCLCPKGRTYTSSNAIFVKYYSKWELALCQTCGSQGIHKSCGQLKWANPIWECAECTSILNNSENNEDSNSDSNSESSSLKNSDLDSDSDTDISVGTEFPLLHETKTLNCTSYSTSESFVDSIISLKLRPGPRSFKLRQLLEAEKLLEVEKPIDRSNSSNIIDKLLPKESQHIKVEETKTSKKNISKENLQESAKDDSQKEQFSNSKKSQPSPQRKNADIITIETDDDDDEVQIISLNQETDSSTPLQSTQSDTSLVSLTDSKSLLNKTASSVELKPITINILKTDATPLISTPNMISLNNDDLQDTNETDTNESSMNIKISNVTSLPAEVFESVPDVASKDVKLDINSVETLNSPVNENKLKEVVLQVSPPKRNIYEENNAAKHCKKIKVNNFNKRFLGSYTNRPTVIVHNINGQENEKISTITSTKNCEDNRLSCTSANKISNLSQNNDSPTPVTSFQKTNIRYTGQVESNSSVESSNVQQSEGSTMNMIINNNPIYIRIPQKRENVHYKSISNTNLHTQSTSNQEIGIKNAYNMLSSNVILPQVKKNQQIMATANNNQITLVTQPTTVDAIVPTTVNKNQTEALDKQKSDLGMKIVPVNVSSPGNNSLNYTSCDGDAGTDRTGTNSADEREDPSRESCGSVNVDCRRVTTRSIFPQVTNNHNTCHQPRLTPQYMNLKDLKFQVCGSGSVQMVLYDTFSVNIPLDRSRKRKIRPTSSVTPEPKRLCTPASRSRSEASSSFDHSDGASTAEYVDKVLRSTRNENHLVNDKARCITRGRDEAKENLDPVKSKTLSRRFCNVNLSEADEMVIKSSCVCGENDGEIRVISSDNPSALNRTNCNTNADNVADGFVSSDRNQNLRINLEDVKQPNQVCSMEEENDGAKSFNKEAIHNFDLNIINANKSAEKVLHDNITASTGENQHVDDNKITITDRTNDTSRLWNNNKHLRSTNIRKLKAQNQSVAQVSNVIINDTKQIGTYNSEKFTRCGALNKSFINCNSNNESDCSDDSFKISIDLNKIRNIIDAKPELFVNEKRNDEQHKCSSQQANSTQQQMVYNIANKNINDQSLKNGELQIPNDTSNVKQNPVNRDTFSNMNTFASYQKPNVALDNSTNVSLTDKITRKKLCTRNRNR, encoded by the exons ATGTCTGCTAGAAACGACCCCTTAACACCTTGCTGCTTCTGCAATTCGACAGAGGACAACGAACTGCAATATGGAAAGTTTTATGAACATGATGGCATTGTCACGCATTACTATTGCCTG cTTTTATCCTCTAACATGGCACAGAAAGGAAAAGATGAGGACGGCATACTTGGATTCCTACCAGAGGACATACAGAAGGAACTGCGCAGAGGAAAGAGATTG GTATGTTCATACTGTAGAAAGATTGGAGCTACTTTGGGCTGTTGCAATGTAAGATGTAAACGAATATTTCATCTCCCTTGTGGTTTAAAGTCCAACTctttgcatcaattttttgGGGAGTTTAG gTCATATTGTGTGAATCACAGACCAAagcaaaatattgataatcaTATTTTGACACAAAGTGTTTCATCAGACAATACATTATGTTGCATCTGTTATGACAAAATAGATCCCacgaatttgttaaaaatcttATGGGCTCCTTGTTGTAAAAAAGATGCATGGTTTCATCGTAAATGTGTTCAG CAACTTGCTTTAAGTGCtggttatttttttaagtgccCTTTATGTAACAATAACAAAGATTTTGAAGCAGCCATGTTGGAACATGGTATTTTTATTCCGAGTCA gGATGCTTCATGGGAATTGGTACCAAATGCATTCGAGGAGCTTTTGTATAGACACAATCGATGCGATGCAGTAAAATGTCTCTGTCCAAAAGGAAGAACATATACGAGCAGTAACGC aatatttgtgaaatattatagTAAGTGGGAACTAGCGTTATGTCAGACCTGCGGCTCACAGGGTATTCACAAGAGTTGCGGACAATTGAAATGGGCCAATCCTATATGGGAATGTGCCGAATGTACTTCTATtctaa ATAACTCTGAAAACAATGAAGACTCGAATTCGGACAGCAACTCTGAGAG CTCTAGTCTGAAAAATTCTGATTTGGATTCAGACAGTGATACAGACATTTCTGTGGGAACTGAATTTCCCCTGCTGCATGAAACAAAAACTTTGAATTGTACTTCATATTCTACCTCAGAATCTTTTGTAGATTCTATTATAAGTCTTAAATTACGGCCTGGTCCACGTTCTTTTAAGTTACGACAGTTGCTGGAAGCAGAGAAACTACTTGAAGTGGAGAAGCCAATTGATCG CTCAAATAGttcaaatattattgacaAATTATTGCCTAAAGAATCACAACATATAAAAGTTGAAGAAACCAAGAcaagtaagaaaaatatttctaaagaaaatttgcaagaaaGTGCGAAAGATGATTCCCAAAAAGAACAGTTCAGTAATAGCAAAAAATCCCAACCGAGTCCACAACGCAAGAATGCAGACATTATCACAATTGAAactgacgacgacgatgatgaaGTGCag ATTATTTCATTGAATCAAGAAACAGATTCTTCGACTCCACTGCAATCTACACAATCGGACACATCTCTTGTATCATTGACGGATTCTAAATCGCTGTTAAATAAAACAGCAAGTTCTGTAGAACTCAAACCTATAacaatcaatatattaaaaacagatg CTACGCCGCTAATCTCCACGCCAAATATGATTTCTTTGAATAACGACGACTTGCAAGACACAAATGAGACAGATACAAATGAAAGTTCTATGAATATCAAAATCAGCAACGTTACGTCTCTGCCGGCTGAAGTGTTCGAGAGTGTGCCCGATGTCGCATCTAAGGATGTTAAATTGGATATCAATTCTGTCGAAACGTTAAATTCTCCAGTGAACGAAAACAAGTTGAAGGAAGTCGTCCTGCAAGTCTCACCCCCGAAGCGCAATATATATGAAG AGAATAATGCTGCAAAGCActgtaagaaaattaaagtgaataattttaataaaagatttctgGGAAGTTACACGAACCGCCCTACTGTCATTGTGCATAATATAAATGGgcaagaaaatgaaaaaatatccaCCATCACATCTACCAAAAATTGTGAAGATAATCGCTTGAGTTGTACATCTGCAAACAAAATTTCCAATTTGTCGCAAAATAATGACTCGCCTACTCCAGTGACATCATTTCAGAAGACAAATATTAGATACACGGGTCAGGTCGAATCAAACTCCTCGGTAGAAAGTAGTAATGTACAACAGAGTGAAGGAAGTACTATGAACATGATAATCAACAACAATCCAATTTATATACGTATTCCGCAGAAACGTGAAAACGTTCACtataaatcaatatcaaaTACAAATCTTCACACCCAATCTACATCCAATCAAGAAAtaggaataaaaaatgcatacaatATGCTGTCGAGTAACGTTATTCTGCCACAAGTGAAGAAGAATCAACAAATAATGGCCACTGCAAATAATAACCAAATCACGCTTGTCACACAGCCGACGACAGTCGATGCAATTGTACCTACTACagtgaataaaaatcaaacaGAAGCATTGGATAAGCAGAAATCTGACTTGGGAATGAAAATAGTACCTGTTAATGTGTCCAGTCCCGGCAATAATTCTCTGAACTACACCTCC TGTGACGGGGATGCAGGCACCGATCGTACTGGCACAAACTCTGCAGACGAGAGGGAGGATCCATCTAGGGAATCTTGTGGAAG TGTCAACGTCGATTGCCGGAGGGTCACAACCCGCAGCATCTTCCCGCAAGTCACAAACAACCACAATACCTGTCATCAACCTAGATTGACGCCGCAGTACATGAATCTAAAAGATCTTAAGTTTCAAGTCTGTGGATCAGGAAGCGTTCAG ATGGTTCTGTACGACACGTTTTCTGTAAACATCCCATTAGATCGTTCAAGAAAGCGCAAGATTCGACCGACAAGTTCGGTCACGCCCGAGCCGAAAAGATTATGTACACCTGCTTCCCGTTCGCGAAGTGAAGCTTCGTCCAGTTTCGATCATTCGGATGGTGCCTCAACTGCGGAATATGTAGATAAAGTTTTGCGATCCACGAGAAATGAAAATCATCTGGTCAATGATAAAGCTAGGTGCATAACGCGCGGTCGCGACGAAGCAAAAGAGAATTTAGATCCAGTCAAATCTAAGACGCTTTCACGTAGATTCTGTAACGTTAATCTAAGCGAAGCCGATGAGATGGTGATTAAAAGTAGTTGTGTCTGCGGGGAGAACGATGGTGAAATCCGTGTGATCTCAAGTGATAATCCAAGTGCTTTAAACCGGACGAATTGTAATACGAATGCTGATAACGTAGCGGACGGATTTGTTTCAAGCGATCGCAATCAAAATTTACGAATCAATCTGGAGGATGTAAAACAGCCTAATCAAGTATGTTCTATGGAAGAAGAGAATGATGGTGCTAAATCGTTTAATAAAGAGGCAATACACAACTTcgatttgaatattattaacgcGAATAAAAGTGCTGAGAAAGTATTACACGATAACATTACTGCTTCTACTGGGGAGAATCAACACGTTGATGATAACAAAATAACTATCACCGATCGTACAAACGATACGTCGAGATTATGGAATAACAATAAACACTTACGCAGTACGaatatcagaaaattgaaGGCTCAAAATCAGAGCGTCGCGCAAGTTTCGAACGTAATTATTAACGATACTAAACAGATCGGTACGTATAATTCTGAAAAGTTTACTCGGTGTGGAGCGTTGAATAAgagttttataaattgcaatagcaataatGAGTCCGATTGCAGTGAtgattcttttaaaattagtatagatcttaataaaatacgaaatattatTGACGCCAAACCAGAATTGTTTGTAAATGAGAAACGCAACGACGAACAGCATAAATGTTCAAGTCAGCAAGCTAACTCTACTCAACAACAGATGGTATATAATAtagcgaataaaaatattaacgacCAGTCGCTCAAGAATGGAGAATTGCAAATACCAAATGACACGAGTAATGTGAAACAAAATCCTGTAAATCGGGATACTTTCTCCAACATGAATACATTTGCATCATATCAGAAGCCAAACGTGGCATTAGATAATTCGACAAATGTATCTTTGACAGATAAGATAACGCGAAAGAAACTCTGTacaagaaatagaaatagatga